A genomic window from Purpureocillium takamizusanense chromosome 2, complete sequence includes:
- a CDS encoding uncharacterized protein (EggNog:ENOG503NUVZ~SECRETED:SignalP(1-21~SECRETED:cutsite=VLG-DG~SECRETED:prob=0.8299)~COG:P~COG:Q~TransMembrane:9 (n3-13c21/22o234-253i299-319o339-357i378-400o412-434i441-463o469-488i621-638o650-673i)) — protein MGATWLLPALLIAGAPSYVLGDGVGMIGFGKTMYQPPCTFACRGVIAKCQLRCTPPPPPAGHGSSAGGGGHSASMTPPECYASDLAFMQTLALCIDRYCPQSDGPTLGDIEGYWGTHLATGTIATDKFPPAVSYQEALRAALMDERNATGASNETQSSSGGHAHRRRSIIVPRHGGHDDMDEVGTTPTNSSLPIIKSGAPLNVTSFIRKGDWQKQYNGFKSFEINETGHTKSTIIIVLVAVLLPVAVSLVRFVPSLARSRTWAWANSVLVYPPLWGDKHRQPSVRALGGGYVPTRGQSWYILVLVVLNVILLVAPYQYLHPQSIFPTLRKMEISTIGNRAGVMAMGNVVVLTLFAGRNNPLLALTGWNYDTYLLFHRAVGYLAIFHTVLHSVMLLASYKLSGRYDAEASKAYWIWGAVATVAASVLWPASVLAVRKRFYEVFLTVHQVLVVIILVGYFYHILYCYGMKWGYEIWCYIAGGIWAAERVFRLGRMVLMGWRSAAVTEVQGSGGEYIRVDIDGVFAHGLVYLYFPTLSWMFWENHPFSVASSMFHEKEEEEEEEEVQSSGTGTPTTSSESTKGINSSRIQLRNVTCEKTSGGQTLTRQRVTIVMRRQSGMTARLAARVAAAAGGALRLPVLVEGSYHCTPSSQLSQCTTLLCIAGGVGVSAVLPLLHEHAAARRRLCWGMRTASLLDEFRADITSLPASVQVDTSVGSRLDVEAMLREELTCRTDGDRGPTGVVVCGPPQMADTVRKEVARLARSGALRRGIVLVDETFSW, from the exons ATGGGGGCGACTTGGCTCCTCCCGGCGCTTCTCATCGCCGGCGCTCCGTCGTACgtcctgggcgacggcgtcggcatgATTGGATTCGGCAAAACAATGTATCAACCCCCATGCACGTTTGCATGTCGCGGGGTGATCGCGAAATGTCAGCTCAGATgtacaccaccaccaccaccagcaggccacggcagctcggccgggggaggcgggcactcagcctcgatgacgccgcccgagtGCTACGCGAGCGACTTGGCGTTTATGCAAACGCTGGCGCTGTGCATAGACAGGTACTGCCCTCAGAGCGATGGCCCGACCCTCGGCGACATTGAAGGGTATTGGGGGACTCATCTGGCGACGGGGACGATCGCAACCGACAAGTTTCCGCCTGCCGTGAGTTACCAGGAGGCACTGCGGGCTGCGTTGATGGATGAGCGCAACGCAACAGGAGCCTCCAACGAAACGCAAAGTTCCAGTGGGGGGCATGCTCATAGACGACGGTCTATTATCGTCCCTCGGCATGGTGGACATGATGACATGGACGAGGTAGGCACGACACCGACCAACTCGTCACTCCCCATCATCAAGTCCGGAGCGCCGCTCAACGTGACGAGCTTTATACGGAAGGGGGACTGGCAGAAGCAGTACAACGGATTCAAGTCATTCGAGATCAACGAGACTGGACATACGAAATCCAC catcatcatcgttCTTGTAGCCGTGTTGCTACCCGTCGCCGTGTCTCTGGTCCGATTCGTCCCAtccctcgcccgcagccGCACATGGGCGTGGGCGAACTCGGTCCTCGTGTACCCGCCGCTCTGGGGCGACAAGCACCGGCAGCCAAGTGTGCGAGCCCTTGGCGGCGGATATGTGCCCACACGCGGGCAGTCGTGGTACAtcctggtcctcgtcgttCTGAACGTCATCTTGCTCGTCGCCCCGTACCAGTACCTCCACCCGCAGTCCATCTTCCCCACGCTGCGAAAGATGGAAATCAGCACCATCGGGAACCGTGCCGGCGTCATGGCAATGGGCAACGTTGTTGTCCTGACACTGTTCGCCGGTAGGAACAACCCGCTCCTCGCGTTGACGGGGTGGAACTACGACACGTACCTGCTCTTCCACAGGGCTGTCGGTTACCTCGCCATCTTCCACACGGTCCTGCACTCGGTCATGCTGCTGGCTTCCTATAAGCTCTCCGGGAGATACGACGCAGAGGCGTCAAAAGCGTACTGGATCTGGGGCGCCGTGGCCACAGTCGCAGCATCCGTGCTCTGGCCAGCgtccgtcttggccgtgcGAAAGCGCTTCTACGAGGTTTTCTTAACGGTACACCAAgttctcgtcgtcatcatcctggTCGGGTACTTCTACCACATCTTGTACTGCTACGGCATGAAGTGGGGCTATGAGATCTGGTGTTACATCGCAGGGGGCATCTGGGCCGCAGAGCGCGTGTTCCGACTGGGCCGCATGGTGCTCATGGGCTGGAGGAGTGCGGCAGTGACCGAGGTCCAAGGGTCCGGGGGCGAATACATCCGCGTCGACATCGACGGGGTGTTTGCCCACGGCCTGGTCTACCTCTACTTCCCAACCCTGAGCTGGATGTTTTGGGAGAACCATCCATTctcggtggcgtcgtccatgttccatgagaaggaggaggaggaggaggaggaggaggtgcagTCGAGTGGCAccgggacgccgacgacgagcagtgAGTCAACAAAGGGAATCAACAGCTCTCGTATACAGCTGCGCAATGTCACTTGCGAAAAAACGTCGGGAGGCCAGACATTGACGCGGCAAAGGGTAACAATAGTCATGCGGCGGCAGTCTGGCATGACGGCCCGCCTTGCAGCCCGAGTTGCTGCCGCAGCGGGGGGCGCACTGCGACTGCCCGTTCTCGTCGAAGGCTCGTACCACTGCACACCATCGTCCCAGCTGTCTCAATGCACGACGCTCCTCTGCATTGCTGGGGGCGTGGGTGTGAGCGCCGTCCTCCCGCTCCTGCACgagcacgcggcggcgcggcgtcgtctctGCTGGGGCATGCGGACGGCAAGCCTCCTGGACGAGTTCCGCGCCGACATCACGAGCCTGCCCGCGTCCGTGCAGGTAGACACGAGCGTCGGGTCCAGGCTGGACGTCGAAGCAATGTTGCGAGAGGAGCTCACGTgtcggacggacggggacCGAGGGCCGACGGGTGTGGTGGTTTGCGGACCGCCGCAAATGGCAGACACGGTGAGGAAGGAggtggcgaggctggcccGAAGCGGTGCGCTGCGTCGTGGGATTGTGCTTGTCGATGAGACGTTTAGCTGGTAA
- the ARP1_1 gene encoding centractin- actin- protein of the dynactin complex (EggNog:ENOG503NVR9~COG:J~SECRETED:SignalP(1-20~SECRETED:cutsite=VFG-AL~SECRETED:prob=0.7255)), with protein sequence MATQKVVVLLLVTLVAGVFGALEHTGTSVKLNDVYYFVSPFSQGQPWGRGGVEWKSHSKAPGLIPVTVVAQPCPEDSLHSLFTNWTSRDDVWQPGFLETVLLAGFDTTKSKGADAATRRSYWADTLSTVLPLQSAGIPSGPYFLDTSTGQVYQAYRLYEDFAGAFTQSLLQGPDGRFQTLSAQVPASASVTMGVPSRLYFTPSKRKPLAGVRIGVKDIFALAGVKQSNGNRAWYGLYPPASATGTAMRNLIAAGAVIVGLQKTSQFANGELATADWVDYHAPFNPRGDGYQDGAASSAGAGASVASYPWLDLALGSDTGGSVRGPAAVEGLFGNRPSHGLVGLDHVMPLSPALDTPGFLARDPRVWDAACAALYLDNYTSFAGDEGSATPKYPKTLYVLDLATTTTTTATKKDDDDPATLMRKKFASDLALFLNTSATTLDLEREWATSGPAEGKGQNISQLLHLTYAAFITKDQTKLLRDPFYKDYAAAHDGRRPFVDPAPLVRWAWADSQPDSVRDDALANKTLFMNWFNDKILPPASPHDPLACSSGFLLHADSTGFFSSRNRYLDPPAPPLGFSNGEISVFAETPDSVFPLGQVPVFSSVTNHTEFLPVTIDVMAAKGCDGLIARLARDLVAAGILTAPKVGPGLDGEGAILLRRDVRY encoded by the exons ATGGCAACACAGAAAGTTGTAGTATTGTTACTGGTAACGTTGGTTGCCGGTGTCTTCGGGGCCCTTGAACATACTGGAACCTCGGTCAAGCTCAACGACGTCTACTACTTTGTTTCTCCCTTCTCGCAAGGTCAGCCttggggccgcggcggcgtcgagtgGAAGAGCCACTCGAAAGCACCTGGACTTATTCCCGTGACGGTGGTTGCGCAGCCATGCCCCGAGGACAGTCTCCATAGCCTGTTCACGAATTGGACCTCCCGAGATGATGTATGGCAGCCCGGCTTCCTCGAGACGGTCCTTCTCGCTGGCTTCGACACCACCAAGTCCAagggcgccgatgccgccacgCGGCGAAGCTACTGGGCAGACACGCTGTCGACGGTGTTGCCCCTGCAGAGCGCCGGCATCCCGTCAGGCCCATACTTCCTCGACACGTCGACGGGACAGGTATACCAGGCATATCGCCTCTACGAAGACTTTGCGGGGGCGTTTACCCAGTCTCTCCTGCAGGGACCGGATGGGCGCTTTCAGACGCTCTCCGCCCAAGTacccgcctcggcctccgtGACGATGGGCGTCCCTTCGCGGCTCTACTTCACGCCCAGCAAGCGCAAGCCCCTGGCGGGCGTCCGGATCGGCGTCAAGGACatcttcgccctcgccggcgtcaagCAGTCCAACGGCAACCGCGCGTGGTACGGGCTCTAcccgccggccagcgcgacgggcacggcgaTGCGGAACCTcatcgcggccggcgccgtcatcgtggGCCTGCAGAAGACGTCGCAGTTCGCCAACGGggagctggcgacggcggactGGGTGGACTACCACGCGCCCTTCAacccgcgcggcgacggctaccaggacggcgcggcgtcgtcggcgggcgcgggcgcgtcggtCGCCTCCTACCCCTggctcgacctcgccctcgggaGCGACACGGGGGGCTCCGTccgcgggcccgccgccgtcgagggcctcttCGGCAACCGCCCGTCccacgggctcgtcggcctcgaccacgtCATGCCGCTGAGCCCGGCGCTGGACACCCCGGGCTTCCTGGCGCGCGATCCGCGCGTCTGGGACGCTGCCTGTGCGGCGCTGTATCTCGATAACTACACCTCCTTTGCCGGCGATGAAGGGAGTGCCACTCCCAAGTACCCCAAGACGTTGTACGTGCTGGACcttgctactactactaccaccaccgctaccaagaaggacgacgacgaccctgCCACGCTGATGCGCAAAAAGTTCGCCTCTGACCTGGCTTTGTTCCTGAATacctcggccacgacctTGGACCTTGAAAGAGAGTGGGCCACGTCGGGCCCTGCAGAGGGAAAGGGACAAAATATTTCTCAGTTATTGCACCTCACGTACGCGGCCTTTATCACCAAAGACCAGACCAAGCTTCTTCGCGACCCCTTTTACAAGGACTATGCCG CCGCGCACGATGGCCGTCGCCCCTTTGTCGATCCCGCCCCTCTCGTCCGCTGGGCCTGGGCAGACTCGCAACCCGACTCGgtccgcgacgacgctctCGCCAACAAGACCCTCTTCATGAACTGGTTCAACGACAAGATTCTCCCTCCGGCATCCCCCCACGACCCCCTTGCCTGCTCATCCGGCTTCCTCCTGCACGCGGACAGCACCGGCTTCTTCAGCAGCCGCAATCGCTACCTCGacccgcctgcgccgcccctggGGTTCTCCAACGGCGAGATCTCCGTCTTCGCGGAGACGCCCGACAGCGTGTTCCCCCTCGGGCAGGTTCCCGTCTTCAGCTCCGTCACGAACCATACCGAGTTCCTGCCGGTGACGATcgacgtcatggccgccaagggGTGCGACGGGCTGATCGCGAGGCTGGCCAGGGacctcgtcgctgctgggATCTTGACGGCTCCAAAGGTCGGTCCGGGGCTTGACGGCGAAGGAGCGATTCTGCTGCGAAGGGACGTGCGATATTGA
- a CDS encoding uncharacterized protein (MEROPS:MER0006204~EggNog:ENOG503PCK9~COG:V) — MEQQLNAILNAHVATATTPSGTGTHDKLLGASFAVVAVVSSKEATIDGDTTPSRGSAIIPYAGSAGRIGFGFDHDQVSSAPFAGASLAYVASLTKLVTTTCLMQLVERGVLSLDQDVRVPELADARILRGFDGAGRPVLETNTTPITMLLTHTAGLGYDLADPALTKWSAHVGRRATNLDWSRPGFTTPLSFAPGSGWCYGTAIDWAGLVLEAATGQTLGEYMQTHIFAPLGMRDTGFWPEKLPQTASRAVAFSYRDATTAGLEPGPPSVPEQHDVESGGAGLYTTADDYARFLRGLLAGELVSDATLDEMLKPQLNDTQREMLEATVYRSGVQDGFAPEFPTGLALNHGLGGVINMEDVDGKRRKGSMMWSGACNSHWWIDRESGIAAVLIVNVQPHGDAVAVRLYDELERAVYAHLVRYSI; from the exons ATGGAGCAACAGCTCAACGCCATCCTCAACGCCcacgtcgccaccgccaccaccccgtccggcaccggcacgcacgacaagctcctcggcgcctccttcgccgtcgtcgccgtcgtctcgagCAAGGAAGCAACAatcgacggcgacaccacGCCCTCCCGCGGAAGCGCCATCATCCCCTACGCCGGATCCGCGGGCCGCatcggcttcggcttcgaCCACGACCAAGTGTCGTCGGCCCCCTTTGCcggcgcctccctcgcctACGTCGCCTCCCTGACCAAGCTCGTCACGACCACGTGCCtcatgcagctcgtcgagcgcggcgtcttGTCCCTCGACCAAGACGTGCGGGTGCCtgagctggccgacgcgcgcATCCTGCGTGGCTTCGATGGCGCGGGCCGGCCCGTGCTCGAGACCAACACGACGCCCATCAC CATGCTCCTCACCCACACCGCTGGCCTGGGCtacgacctcgccgacccgGCCCTCACCAAGTGGTCcgcgcacgtcggccgccgcgccaccaACCTCGACTGGAGCAGGCCCGGCTTCACGACGCCCCTGAGCTTCGCCCCGGGTTCGGGCTGGTGTTACGGTACCGCCATCGACTGGGCCGGGCTCGTCCTGGAGGCGGCCACGGGCCAGACGCTCGGCGAGTACATGCAGACGCACATCTTTGCACCCCTGGGCATGCGCGACACGGGCTTCTGGCCCGAGAAGCTGCCCCAGACGGCGTCCCGCGCGGTCGCCTTCTCATACCGCGACGCGACCACGGCAGGACTTGAGCCAGGCCCGCCGTCGGTGCCAGAACAACACGACgtcgagagcggcggcgcgggcctaTACACGACGGCCGACGACTACGCCCGCTTCCTGCGAGGTctgctggccggcgagctcgtcaGTGACGCCACGCTGGACGAAATGCTCAAGCCGCAGCTGAATGACACCCAGAGAGAGATGCTCGAAGCCACCGTCTACCGCTCCGGCGTCCAGGACGGGTTCGCGCCCGAGTTCCCGACCGGGCTGGCGCTCAACCACGGCCTCGGGGGCGTCATCAACATGGAAGACGTGGACGGCAAGAGGCGCAAGGGGAGCATGATGTGGAGCGGCGCGTGCAACAGCCACTGG TGGATCGACCGCGAGTcgggcatcgccgccgtaTTGATTGTCAATGTCCAGCCGCACGGggatgccgtcgcggtgCGCCTgtacgacgagctcgagcgagCCGTGTACGCCCACCTCGTGCGATACAGTATCTAG
- a CDS encoding uncharacterized protein (COG:S~EggNog:ENOG503NYEK), translating to MGELVRDAAAAAASSMDNSSSASASASTSTSTTSTSNSTSTSGRVIDALVAWATQHGAALHPSVEVYSDAATGLSLRVKLTASKPLAPWEPVVSLPTRLTLSYLDALADECPATRLHPELVAAAPPHIVGRLFLAKECLRGRDSFWWPYIEALPRPDADGHATAWALPPFWPPEEAELLDGTNLEVGIDKIRRDVARELDLVRELLGHYPCADKSLSASLAVSPALYHWAYCVFSSRSFRPSLVLSDAQRERLPSGVSMDDFSVLLPLFDIGNHDMTTDIRWDLVNDGDNDNARRCELKVGRSFAPGDQVFNNYSMKTNAELLLGYGFMVPATESLHNDYTHVRKRTPGATGATAATGDEYLISRRPFAHPSSLLARSKQTLRLAPSTKVLRAFQHVQPDMVWDIFCTLTRGKEVIPVTNGAKGEEAERLRRERFFAGQVEGCEARMFLEQTVAVIQHKVLQELERLNETDVEIVGGDAELLTRNQRLALDYRDRCRSVLEGTLEAISEDEILNAMLDADEEDGSHDDEASQ from the coding sequence ATGGGTGAACTGGTccgtgacgccgccgccgccgccgcctcaagCATggacaacagcagcagcgccagcgccagcgccagcacgagtaccagcaccaccagcaccagcaacagcaccagcactAGCGGGCGCgtcatcgacgccctcgtcgcctgggCCACCCAAcatggcgccgcgctgcaccCCTCGGTCGAGGTGTACAGCGACGCAGCGACGGGCCTCTCGCTGCGCGTTAAGCTCACTGCCAGCAAGCCCCTCGCGCCGTGGGAGCCCGTCGTCAGCCTACCAACACGGCTGACCCTGTCGTatctcgacgccctggccgacgagtGCCCCGCGACGCGCCTGCATccggagctcgtcgccgccgcgccgccgcatatCGTCGGCCGCCTGTTCCTCGCAAAGGAGTGCCTCCGCGGCCGGGACTCGTTCTGGTGGCCCTACATCGAGGCCCTGCCCCGGCccgatgccgacggccaCGCCACCGCCTGGGCTCTGCCGCCGTTCTGGCCCCCCGAGGAGGCAGAGCTGCTGGATGGCACCAACCTCGAGGTAGGCATCGACAAGATTAGgcgcgacgtcgcccgcgagctcgacctcgtccgcgagctgctgggccaCTACCCCTGCGCTGACAAGtccctctccgcctcccTGGCCGTGAGTCCCGCCCTCTACCACTGGGCCTACTGCGTCTTCTCCAGCCGCAGCTTCCGCCCGAGCCTCGTCCTGTCCGACGCGCAGCGCGAGCGCCTGCCGAGCGGTGTCTCCATGGATGACTTCTCcgtcctgctgccgctcttTGACATTGGTAACCACGATATGACGACGGACATTCGCTGGGACCtcgtcaacgacggcgacaacgacaacgcccgccgctgcgagcTCAAGGTCGGCCGGTCCTTTGCCCCTGGTGACCAGGTCTTCAACAACTACAGCATGAAGACAaacgccgagctgctcctggGCTACGGCTTCATGGTCCCCGCCACCGAGAGCCTGCACAACGACTACACGCACGTGCGGAAGCGCACCCCCGGCGCCACGGGAGCGACTGCCGCTACCGGCGACGAGTATCTCatctcgcggcggcccttTGCGCACCCCAGCTCCCTCCTCGCGCGGTCCAAGCAGACGCTCCGGCTCGCCCCGTCGACTAAGGTGCTCCGCGCGTTTCAGCACGTACAGCCGGACATGGTCTGGGACATTTTCTGTACGCTGACGCGCGGCAAGGAGGTCATTCCCGTCACGAACGGCGCCAAAGGCGAGGAAgcggagcggctgcggcgagagCGCTTCTTCGCGGGGCAGGTCGAGGGTTGCGAGGCGCGCATGTTCCTCGAGCAGACGGTCGCCGTCATCCAGCACAAGGTCCtgcaggagctggagcggctCAACGAGACGGACGTGGAGAttgtgggcggcgacgcggagctGCTCACCAGGAACCAgaggctggcgctggacTACAGGGACCGGTGCAGGAGCGTGCTCGAGGGCAccctcgaggccatcagcgaggacgagattCTTAACGCGATGCTGGACGCCGATGAAGAGGATGGCAgccacgacgatgaagccAGCCAATGA
- a CDS encoding uncharacterized protein (COG:O~EggNog:ENOG503NU3M) produces the protein MWHAHDSVAAVYTSTPDDIEIIKTWPGGNGITSDKVPTEIAYDFPPNASPGSEPAAKWGFQFKPEESRLRCIKLFLDRSQKLPFYVSPLDTAAQLKRFNKNVVDAVSDYLTQIYKHTMDTLTRRYGESFMASTKVEFVLTCPAVWSDAAKNTTLQAAERAGMGSRSEIQMISEPEAAAVYTLKAIQPNHLNVGDNFIVCDAGGGTVDLIAYKIMSLKPLRVEESAVGTGGLCGSAFLNYRFEEHVRGRLGQTRFDEMKTKKGKTWQMGLKYFEEFVKRNFNEDEYQEVNVPFPGLPDDEQAGLDSGFLVMTGEQIKNIFEPVVKEVCDLVHGQVENLRAKGGIVSGIVLVGGFGQSDYLYRRLKQHFTSAAPPPYSERPTHASASATQDGGSIEVMQPVYAWTAVVRGAVLRGLEGNMVISRKSRMHYGTSYATVYDEEKHSVSERYWSPLWERWMVSDRMQWHIAKGEALSPLSPVAFHYTRNFRPGQSLIVTDDLIACDADEPPTAYTRDLIHVCTLTTDLNAVPRSLFTRLTTTRGVEFDNLDFTLEMIVDSAGLGFELKVDGVRYGRVEAEFH, from the exons ATGTGGCACGCGCATGATAGCGTTGCGGCCGTCTACACCTCCACCCCCGACGACATCGAAATCATCAAGACATGGCcaggcggcaacggcatcaCCTCGGACAAGGTCCCCACAGAGATCGCCTACGACTTCCCGCCCAACGCGAGTCCCGGGTCGGAACCGGCGGCGAAATGGGGCTTTCAGTTCAAGCCCGAGGAGTCGCGGCTCCGGTGCATCAAGCTGTTCCTCGACCGTTCCCAGAAGCTGCCCTTTTACGTCAGCCCGCTCGACACGGCCGCCCAGCTGAAGCGCTTTAACAAGAACGTTGTCGATGCCGTCAGCGACTACTTGACCCAGATTTACAAGCACACCATGGACACGCTGACCCGGCGGTACGGCGAGTCCTTCATGGCCTCGACAAAGGTCGAGTTCGTCTTGACCTGCCCCGCCGTGTGgagcgacgcggccaagaacacgacgctgcaggccgccgagcggGCCGGCATGGGCAGCCGGTCCGAGATCCAGATGATTagcgagcccgaggccgcggcTGTCTACACGCTCAAGGCTATCCAGCCGAACCACCTCAACGTCGGCGACAACTTTATCGTCTGCGACGCGGGTGGCGGCACGGTAGA TCTCATCGCGTACAAGATCATGTCTCTCAAGCCGCTCCGCGTCGAAGAGTCtgccgtcggcaccggcggtCTGTGCGGCAGCGCGTTCCTCAATTACAGATTCGAGGAGCACGTCAGGGGCAGGCTCGGCCAGACCCGCTTCGACGAgatgaagacgaagaagggcaagacgTGGCAGATGGGCCTCAAGTATTTCGAGGAGTTTGTCAAGCGAAACTtcaacgaggacgagtaCCAGGAGGTCAACGTCCC TTTCCCCGGGctccccgacgacgaacaggccggcctcgactccGGGTTCCTGGTCATGACCGGGGAGCAGATCAAGAACATCTTCGAGCCGGTGGTCAAGGAGGTGTGTGATCTGGTGCACGGGCAGGTCGAGAACCTGCGGGCCAAGGGAGGCATTGTGTCGGGCATCGTGCTCGTCGGAGGCTTCGGCCAGAGCGACTACCTGTACCGCCGGCTCAAGCAGCACTTtacgagcgcggcgccaccgccgtaCAGCGAGCGGCCGACGcacgcgagcgcgagcgcgacgcaGGATGGGGGCTCGATCGAGGTGATGCAGCCCGTGTACGCGTGGACGGCCGTGGTCCGCGGCGCAGTCCTGCGCGGACTCGAGGGCAACATGGTTATCTCGCGCAAGTCGCGGATGCACTACGGCACGTCGTACGCGACCGTctacgacgaggagaagcaCTCGGTCAGCGAGAGGTACTGGTCGCCGCTGTGGGAGCGGTGGATGGTGTCGGACCGGATGCAGTGGCACATTGCAAAG GGCGAGGCActctcccccctctcgcCCGTTGCGTTTCACTACACGCGCAACTTCCGGCCCGGACAGTCGCTCATCGTGACGGACGACCTAATTGCGtgtgacgccgacgagccgcccaCGGCGTACACGCGGGATCTGATCCACGTGTGCACGCTGACTACGGACCTCAACGCCGTGCCGCGGAGCCTGTTTACGCGGCTGACGACGACTAGGGGCGTCGAGTTCGACAACCTCGACTTTACGCTCGAGATGATTGTGGACAGCGCGGGCCTGGGCTTTGAGCTTAAGGTGGACGGCGTGCGGTACGGGCGGGTGGAGGCCGAGTTTCACTGA